A single genomic interval of Microbacterium sp. LWO14-1.2 harbors:
- a CDS encoding tellurite resistance/C4-dicarboxylate transporter family protein gives MRLREAIGRMPPASFSFVMATGIVGTAFVTIGVDAVGVVALVLAAAGFVVLVAATIARAVVAPDALRRDARDPGRAFGFFTIVAATGVTATLAAALGLRAVLPGALMVEALLWLALVYALLPWIVTHPSVRPLLPTVDGGWFLIVVATQSLSVVTSAAAGDQHLLALVALGLWSLGVVVYVLLMAAVLVRLLSERDAAGDVAPTAWVLTGSTAISVLAASRILTASVPALPGTEAAVTIVAMALWSFGTFLIPFLVGLGIRDLLRRRAARRFSVGWWSIVFPVGMYATATLSFGKAVGVPEFAIIGTVAAWCAGAAWLLAGAGGVVALARGARR, from the coding sequence ATGAGGCTGCGCGAGGCGATCGGGCGGATGCCGCCCGCGAGCTTCTCGTTCGTGATGGCCACCGGCATCGTGGGCACAGCGTTCGTCACGATCGGCGTGGACGCGGTCGGGGTCGTCGCGCTGGTGCTCGCCGCGGCCGGCTTCGTCGTGCTCGTCGCGGCGACCATCGCCCGCGCGGTCGTCGCTCCGGACGCCCTGCGTCGCGACGCCCGTGATCCGGGCAGGGCGTTCGGGTTCTTCACGATCGTCGCCGCGACCGGAGTCACGGCGACACTCGCTGCCGCCCTCGGCCTGCGCGCGGTTCTCCCCGGTGCCCTGATGGTGGAGGCGCTGCTCTGGCTCGCTCTCGTCTACGCCCTGCTGCCGTGGATCGTCACGCACCCGTCTGTGCGCCCGCTCCTGCCGACGGTCGACGGTGGGTGGTTCCTGATCGTCGTCGCGACGCAGTCGCTCTCCGTCGTCACGAGCGCCGCCGCGGGCGACCAGCACCTGCTCGCGCTCGTCGCGCTCGGGCTCTGGTCGCTCGGCGTCGTCGTGTACGTGCTGCTCATGGCGGCCGTGCTCGTCCGGCTGCTCTCCGAGAGGGATGCCGCGGGCGACGTCGCGCCGACGGCGTGGGTGCTGACGGGCTCGACCGCGATCTCGGTCCTCGCCGCGTCGCGCATCCTCACGGCGTCCGTGCCCGCGCTCCCCGGCACTGAGGCGGCGGTCACGATCGTGGCGATGGCGCTGTGGTCGTTCGGCACGTTCCTCATCCCGTTCCTCGTCGGCCTCGGCATCCGCGATCTGCTGCGGCGTCGCGCGGCGCGGCGCTTCTCGGTCGGCTGGTGGAGCATCGTCTTCCCCGTGGGGATGTACGCGACGGCGACGCTGTCGTTCGGGAAGGCGGTCGGCGTGCCGGAGTTCGCGATCATCGGCACGGTGGCGGCGTGGTGCGCGGGGGCCGCGTGGCTGCTCGCCGGTGCGGGAGGAGTCGTGGCACTCGCACGGGGAGCGCGTCGATAG
- a CDS encoding nuclear transport factor 2 family protein: MTSAGEKWTEAYIEAWRSNDPEQIGALFTDDARYLTSPDAEPRVGRDAIVAGWLDDLDNPGSWSFDWWIVREDAGFVAVEGRTKYPAERDYLNLWIVRLDAEGRATEFTEWYMPRPHQD, encoded by the coding sequence ATGACGAGCGCAGGCGAGAAGTGGACAGAGGCGTACATCGAGGCGTGGCGGTCGAACGACCCGGAGCAGATCGGCGCGCTGTTCACCGACGACGCGCGCTATCTGACCAGTCCCGACGCGGAGCCGCGCGTGGGACGTGACGCGATCGTCGCCGGATGGCTCGACGATCTCGACAACCCCGGATCATGGTCGTTCGACTGGTGGATCGTCCGCGAGGATGCCGGATTCGTGGCCGTCGAGGGCCGCACGAAGTACCCCGCGGAGCGCGACTACCTCAACCTCTGGATCGTGCGACTGGATGCCGAGGGCAGGGCGACCGAGTTCACCGAGTGGTACATGCCCCGTCCGCACCAGGACTGA
- a CDS encoding MoaD/ThiS family protein, with the protein MTRVRYFAAAAEAAGTDAEERSEQTLDELRAAVVADHPALGGILPRCAVLVDGVRSDDDRALGDALLVDVLPPFAGG; encoded by the coding sequence ATGACCCGCGTGCGCTACTTCGCCGCGGCCGCCGAAGCCGCGGGGACGGATGCCGAGGAGCGGTCGGAGCAGACGCTGGACGAGCTCCGCGCCGCCGTCGTCGCCGACCATCCGGCTCTCGGCGGGATCCTGCCGCGGTGCGCCGTGCTCGTCGACGGCGTGCGCAGCGACGACGACCGCGCGCTCGGCGACGCGCTGCTCGTCGACGTGCTGCCGCCCTTCGCCGGCGGCTGA
- a CDS encoding molybdopterin-dependent oxidoreductase, whose protein sequence is MAQRSTQGGKRFFVWAALAGLVSGAVFLAVAELFALILARSASPVLAVGGFVIDIVPQPFKEFAIATFGEYDKIALLAGLGLAVVIASAVGGILEYVRPPLGVVVIVIAGALSTAAVVTRAGVSPLGFLPPLLGAAAGAVILVMLSRRLRTWKAAAVPADGEEAPKAMGRRQFFLLAGIAGASAVLVGVASRAVSMAVTSVEAIRDNLKLPKPNSTVTIPDGAELDIKGISPLFTPNKDFYRVDTALTVPTVDPDTWRLVIDGMVDERVEISFQDLLDMGLDEYVITLTCVSNEVGGELVGNAKWLGVPVRDVLKKAGVKGDADMVLSKSVDGYTASTPLSALTDDNLDAIFAVAMNGEPLPPEHGFPVRMVVPGLYGYVSATKWVTELKVTTFEKDEAYWTPRGYSAEAPIKFSSRIDTPKLGAAVDAGRIAIAGVAWAQTVGIERVEVSIDNGDWTPATLSAPVNENTWVQWFLEWDATPGTHYVAVRAVNKNGDLQIEDRAPIAPDGSTGWQRSLIRVA, encoded by the coding sequence ATGGCGCAGCGCAGCACGCAGGGAGGCAAGCGGTTCTTCGTCTGGGCCGCCCTGGCAGGACTCGTCAGCGGGGCGGTGTTCCTCGCGGTCGCCGAGCTGTTCGCCCTGATCCTCGCGCGGTCGGCGAGCCCCGTGCTCGCGGTCGGCGGGTTCGTCATCGACATCGTGCCGCAGCCGTTCAAGGAGTTCGCGATCGCGACCTTCGGCGAATACGACAAGATCGCCCTGCTCGCGGGCCTCGGTCTGGCCGTCGTGATCGCATCGGCGGTCGGCGGCATCCTCGAGTACGTGCGTCCGCCGCTCGGCGTGGTCGTCATCGTGATCGCCGGTGCGCTTTCTACCGCCGCGGTCGTGACGCGCGCCGGAGTCAGCCCCCTCGGCTTCCTGCCCCCGCTGCTCGGAGCCGCCGCCGGCGCGGTCATCCTCGTGATGCTGTCGCGGCGCCTGCGCACCTGGAAGGCCGCGGCCGTTCCCGCCGACGGCGAAGAGGCGCCGAAGGCGATGGGCCGTCGCCAGTTCTTCCTGCTCGCCGGCATCGCCGGAGCATCCGCCGTCCTCGTCGGCGTCGCCTCGCGCGCCGTGAGCATGGCGGTGACCTCGGTCGAGGCAATCCGCGACAACCTCAAGCTGCCGAAGCCGAACTCGACCGTCACGATCCCGGACGGCGCTGAGCTCGACATCAAGGGCATCAGCCCCCTGTTCACCCCGAACAAGGACTTCTACCGCGTCGACACGGCCCTGACCGTGCCCACGGTCGACCCCGACACCTGGCGGCTCGTGATCGACGGCATGGTCGACGAGCGGGTCGAGATCAGCTTCCAGGACCTGCTCGACATGGGCCTCGACGAGTACGTCATCACCCTGACCTGCGTGTCGAACGAGGTCGGCGGCGAGCTCGTCGGAAACGCCAAGTGGCTCGGCGTGCCGGTGCGCGACGTGCTGAAGAAGGCGGGCGTGAAGGGGGATGCCGACATGGTGCTCTCGAAGAGCGTCGACGGCTACACGGCCAGCACGCCGCTGTCGGCCCTGACCGACGACAACCTCGACGCGATCTTCGCGGTGGCCATGAACGGCGAGCCGCTGCCGCCCGAGCACGGCTTCCCCGTGCGGATGGTCGTGCCCGGCCTCTACGGCTACGTGTCGGCGACGAAGTGGGTCACCGAGCTCAAGGTCACGACGTTCGAGAAGGACGAGGCCTACTGGACCCCTCGCGGATACAGCGCGGAGGCACCGATCAAGTTCTCGTCGCGCATCGACACCCCCAAACTCGGCGCGGCGGTCGACGCGGGCAGGATCGCGATCGCCGGTGTCGCCTGGGCTCAGACGGTGGGCATCGAGCGCGTCGAGGTCAGCATCGACAACGGGGACTGGACCCCTGCGACCCTCTCGGCGCCCGTGAACGAGAACACCTGGGTGCAGTGGTTCCTCGAGTGGGACGCGACCCCCGGAACCCACTACGTGGCCGTGCGCGCCGTCAACAAGAACGGCGACCTGCAGATCGAGGACCGCGCGCCCATCGCCCCCGACGGGTCGACAGGCTGGCAGCGGTCGCTGATCCGGGTCGCCTGA
- a CDS encoding GTP pyrophosphokinase family protein — MTSLQVTDDAIQQTRELRDEFQRFLREYEFGMREVETKIGILRDEFTHHHSYNPIEHVKSRLKTPDSIVEKIARKGIEEPDFERIRAEITDIAGVRVTCSFVADVYRLFDLLTAQDDVTVRTVKDYIAQPKDNGYKSLHAIIEVPVFLSTGALSVPVEVQFRTIAMDFWASLEHKIYYKFSNRVPSHLVDSLTDAAEAAAELDSRMERLHREAHGVPQRELPPPPPPHVVQV, encoded by the coding sequence ATGACGTCCCTCCAGGTCACCGATGACGCGATACAGCAGACTCGGGAGCTCCGTGACGAGTTCCAGCGTTTCCTGCGGGAGTACGAGTTCGGGATGCGGGAGGTCGAGACGAAGATCGGCATCCTCCGCGACGAGTTCACGCACCACCACTCGTACAACCCGATCGAGCACGTCAAGAGCCGCCTGAAGACGCCGGACAGCATCGTCGAGAAGATCGCCCGCAAGGGCATCGAGGAACCCGACTTCGAGCGCATCCGCGCCGAGATCACCGACATCGCCGGAGTGCGCGTCACCTGCAGCTTCGTCGCCGACGTCTACCGTCTCTTCGACCTGCTCACCGCGCAGGACGACGTCACGGTGCGCACGGTGAAGGACTACATCGCCCAGCCGAAGGACAACGGCTACAAGAGCCTGCACGCGATCATCGAGGTGCCCGTCTTCCTCTCGACCGGCGCTCTGTCGGTGCCCGTCGAGGTGCAGTTCCGCACCATCGCCATGGACTTCTGGGCCAGCCTCGAGCACAAGATCTACTACAAGTTCTCGAACCGGGTGCCGTCGCACCTCGTCGACAGTCTGACGGATGCCGCAGAGGCCGCCGCCGAGCTCGACAGCCGCATGGAGCGTCTGCACCGCGAGGCGCACGGCGTCCCTCAGCGGGAGCTTCCTCCGCCTCCGCCCCCGCACGTCGTGCAGGTCTGA
- a CDS encoding molybdopterin-dependent oxidoreductase: MAETTEPTDATEQATLARSAHEQRAQQLREVSPAFRDALDSRRHDRVGADWAGGLPAQYGVAPRIRVGRTKWFTLLWLIPIGLALMIAGISVARGIVDTPAVQDFLRAYPGASSLPDGTPEGFPVWMQWQHWLNVFFLFFMMRSGLSILADHPRLYWTRHSTPGREWFRMQRPVPVDDPTYTAKGDSLTLPDGVGLPGRRHSIGLARWWHLSVDVLWLLNGLVFVVLLIVTGHWARIVPTSWDVIPNALSTAIQYLSLDWPAENGWVNYNALQLLSYFVTVFVAAPLAVLTGLGMSPALSTRFRRISRVFSIQFARSLHFLVLCWYVMFVVVHVALVFATGALRNLNHMYAGNDGTSWTGFWIFLATTAVLIVVWVAATPVTYRYPRAIRRVGIAIIGPVQRLFEHVDAKPGEYTEKDISPYFWSNGRVPDSDEYRRLQEGGFRDYRLRIGGLVENPVSLSLDDLREMAKHDQITQHFCIQGWSGVAKWGGVSMSAVLDLVRPTPEAKWVVFYSFAEGAEGGLYYDAQDIDQMRYHLTMLAYEMNDEPLPFSHGAPLRLRNEAQLGFKMVKWIQGIEFVERFEDVGGGLGGYNNDHEFFGYRQSI, translated from the coding sequence GTGGCCGAGACCACGGAGCCGACCGACGCGACCGAGCAGGCGACTCTCGCGCGCAGCGCGCACGAGCAGCGCGCACAGCAGTTGCGCGAGGTGTCGCCGGCGTTCCGCGATGCGCTGGACTCGCGACGCCACGACCGCGTCGGCGCCGACTGGGCCGGCGGCCTGCCCGCGCAATACGGTGTGGCGCCCCGCATCCGCGTCGGCCGGACGAAGTGGTTCACCCTGCTGTGGCTGATCCCGATCGGCCTCGCCCTGATGATCGCGGGTATCTCGGTCGCCCGCGGGATCGTCGACACACCGGCTGTGCAGGACTTCCTGCGCGCCTACCCGGGGGCCTCGTCGCTGCCCGACGGCACCCCCGAGGGGTTTCCGGTGTGGATGCAGTGGCAGCACTGGCTGAACGTGTTCTTCCTCTTCTTCATGATGAGATCGGGTCTCAGCATCCTCGCCGACCACCCGCGCCTGTACTGGACCCGCCATTCCACGCCCGGCCGGGAGTGGTTCCGGATGCAGCGGCCGGTGCCGGTCGACGACCCGACCTACACCGCGAAGGGCGACTCGCTGACCCTCCCCGACGGCGTCGGACTGCCGGGGCGACGGCACTCGATCGGCCTCGCGCGCTGGTGGCACCTCAGCGTCGACGTGCTGTGGCTGCTGAACGGCCTCGTCTTCGTCGTGCTGCTCATCGTGACGGGGCATTGGGCGCGCATCGTTCCGACGAGCTGGGATGTCATCCCGAACGCGCTAAGCACCGCCATCCAGTACCTGTCGCTCGACTGGCCCGCCGAGAACGGGTGGGTGAACTACAACGCGCTCCAGCTGCTCTCCTACTTCGTCACCGTGTTCGTCGCCGCCCCGCTGGCCGTGCTGACCGGGCTCGGGATGTCGCCCGCGCTGTCGACCCGGTTCCGTCGGATCAGCCGCGTGTTCAGCATCCAGTTCGCCCGCTCGCTGCACTTCCTCGTGCTGTGCTGGTACGTGATGTTCGTCGTCGTGCACGTCGCGCTCGTGTTCGCGACGGGGGCGCTGCGCAACCTCAACCACATGTACGCGGGAAACGACGGGACCTCGTGGACCGGGTTCTGGATCTTCCTCGCCACGACCGCGGTGCTCATCGTGGTGTGGGTCGCGGCGACGCCCGTCACGTATCGCTACCCGCGGGCGATCAGACGCGTGGGGATCGCGATCATCGGACCCGTGCAGCGCCTGTTCGAGCACGTCGACGCGAAGCCCGGCGAGTACACCGAGAAGGACATCTCGCCGTACTTCTGGTCGAACGGACGGGTGCCGGACAGCGACGAGTACCGGCGTCTGCAGGAGGGCGGGTTCCGCGACTACCGGCTGCGCATCGGCGGGCTCGTCGAGAACCCCGTCTCGCTGAGCCTCGACGACCTGCGCGAGATGGCGAAGCACGATCAGATCACGCAGCACTTCTGCATCCAGGGCTGGTCGGGCGTCGCGAAGTGGGGCGGTGTCTCGATGTCGGCCGTGCTCGACCTCGTGCGGCCCACACCCGAGGCGAAGTGGGTCGTGTTCTACTCGTTCGCCGAAGGCGCGGAGGGCGGGCTGTACTACGACGCGCAGGACATCGATCAGATGCGCTACCACCTGACGATGCTCGCGTACGAGATGAACGACGAGCCGCTGCCGTTCTCGCACGGCGCCCCGCTGCGCCTGCGCAACGAGGCGCAGCTCGGTTTCAAGATGGTCAAGTGGATCCAGGGCATCGAGTTCGTCGAGCGGTTCGAAGACGTGGGCGGCGGGCTCGGCGGCTACAACAACGACCACGAGTTCTTCGGCTACCGGCAGTCGATCTGA
- a CDS encoding MogA/MoaB family molybdenum cofactor biosynthesis protein, whose product MTSLPACVITVSDRSFAGEREDRGGPIAVGLLRDAGWHCPDAEIIADGAESVADALRRAVARGVRLIVTTGGTGVAPRDLTPEGTRQVITRELPGVSEELRRSGLADTPLSVLSRGLAGVVDPAGALVVNLPGSTRAVASGVPIVLGVARHIVDQVDGGDH is encoded by the coding sequence ATGACGTCGCTCCCCGCGTGTGTGATCACCGTGTCTGATCGGTCGTTCGCAGGGGAGCGCGAGGACCGCGGCGGTCCGATCGCCGTCGGCCTGCTGCGGGATGCCGGGTGGCACTGCCCGGATGCCGAGATCATCGCCGACGGAGCGGAGTCGGTCGCCGACGCGCTGCGTCGCGCCGTCGCACGGGGCGTGCGGCTCATCGTGACCACGGGCGGCACCGGTGTCGCACCGCGCGACCTGACCCCCGAGGGGACGCGGCAGGTCATCACCAGGGAGCTGCCCGGCGTCTCCGAGGAGCTCCGCCGCAGCGGGCTCGCCGACACCCCGCTGTCGGTGCTGTCGCGCGGACTCGCCGGCGTCGTCGACCCGGCAGGCGCCCTCGTCGTGAATCTTCCCGGCTCGACGCGTGCCGTCGCATCCGGGGTGCCGATCGTGCTGGGCGTCGCCCGGCACATCGTGGATCAGGTCGACGGAGGGGACCACTGA
- a CDS encoding HesA/MoeB/ThiF family protein yields the protein MQPLVAPAPALDPAELVRTARHAVLAGIGEEGQRRLAASRVVVVGAGGVGSPVLLALAAAGVGTITVIDDDVVELTNLQRQLAHRAQDVGTAKTVSAERAITALSPGAVVVPQTVRLDAANATGLFEGADVVVDTSDSFSTRRDVAAAAEALGIPLVWGAVQEWHAQATVFWSAPPAGHAPVVLADLFPIGTEGEPPSCAQVGVLGALCVQVGGILAGEVVKLVTGAGEPLLGRLAVIDALAARQHEIAIRPAVTA from the coding sequence ATGCAGCCGCTCGTCGCCCCCGCGCCAGCCCTCGACCCGGCGGAGCTCGTCCGCACCGCCCGTCATGCCGTGCTCGCGGGCATCGGCGAGGAAGGGCAGCGGCGGCTCGCGGCATCCCGGGTCGTGGTGGTCGGCGCCGGCGGCGTGGGTTCCCCCGTGCTCCTCGCGCTCGCGGCCGCCGGGGTCGGCACGATCACCGTGATCGACGACGACGTCGTGGAGCTCACGAACCTGCAGCGGCAGCTCGCGCACCGCGCGCAAGACGTCGGCACCGCGAAGACGGTCTCCGCCGAGCGGGCCATCACGGCTCTGTCGCCCGGCGCGGTGGTGGTGCCGCAGACCGTGCGGCTCGACGCCGCGAACGCGACCGGCCTCTTCGAGGGCGCCGACGTGGTGGTCGACACGAGCGACTCGTTCAGCACGCGGCGCGACGTGGCCGCCGCGGCGGAGGCTCTCGGCATCCCTCTGGTGTGGGGAGCCGTGCAGGAGTGGCACGCGCAGGCGACCGTGTTCTGGTCGGCTCCGCCCGCCGGTCACGCGCCGGTCGTGCTGGCCGACCTCTTCCCGATCGGCACCGAGGGCGAACCGCCGAGCTGCGCCCAGGTCGGGGTGCTCGGGGCGCTGTGCGTGCAGGTCGGCGGGATCCTCGCCGGCGAGGTCGTGAAGCTCGTCACCGGCGCCGGCGAACCGCTGCTCGGCCGCCTCGCCGTGATCGACGCGCTCGCCGCCCGACAGCACGAGATCGCGATCCGTCCGGCGGTGACCGCATGA
- the moaC gene encoding cyclic pyranopterin monophosphate synthase MoaC codes for MSFPHLDASGRAHMVDVTGKQPTVRTATARGFVRCSPEVVTALRDGTAPKGDVLAVARIAGIQAAKSTPSLLPLAHVIGVHRASVELDIVDDGVHVEATVGTADRTGVEMEALTAVSVAALAVVDMIKGLDRSVVIEDVRIVAKSGGRSGDWVREGETR; via the coding sequence ATGAGCTTCCCGCATCTCGACGCGTCAGGGCGCGCGCACATGGTCGACGTGACCGGCAAGCAGCCGACGGTCCGCACCGCCACCGCTCGCGGGTTCGTGCGCTGCAGCCCCGAGGTCGTCACCGCGCTGCGCGACGGCACCGCACCGAAGGGCGACGTGCTCGCGGTCGCCCGCATCGCCGGCATCCAGGCGGCGAAGTCGACGCCCTCGCTCCTGCCCCTCGCCCACGTGATCGGCGTGCACCGCGCGAGCGTCGAGCTCGACATCGTCGACGACGGGGTGCACGTCGAGGCGACGGTCGGGACCGCCGACCGCACCGGCGTCGAGATGGAGGCGCTGACCGCGGTGTCGGTCGCCGCCCTCGCCGTCGTCGACATGATCAAGGGGCTCGACCGCTCGGTCGTGATCGAAGACGTGCGCATCGTGGCGAAGTCGGGCGGTCGTTCCGGCGACTGGGTGCGCGAGGGAGAGACACGATGA
- a CDS encoding TOBE domain-containing protein, with protein sequence MQSFRIARAAQLLGVSDDTVRRWIDQGLLPTTDAVPAEIPGDALAARAIALADEATDPGGALSSARNRFVGIVTRVQIDGLMAQIDLQSGPHRVVSLMSAEAARELHLEVGSLATASVKATQVVVEVPKG encoded by the coding sequence ATGCAGAGCTTCCGCATCGCCCGCGCCGCCCAACTGCTGGGCGTGAGCGACGACACCGTGCGGCGCTGGATCGACCAGGGCCTCCTTCCGACGACCGATGCGGTGCCCGCCGAGATCCCCGGCGATGCACTCGCCGCGCGCGCGATCGCCCTCGCCGACGAGGCGACCGACCCGGGCGGGGCGCTGTCGAGCGCGCGGAACCGCTTCGTCGGCATCGTCACCCGCGTGCAGATCGACGGGCTCATGGCGCAGATCGACCTGCAGTCGGGTCCGCACCGCGTCGTCTCGCTCATGTCCGCCGAGGCGGCCCGCGAACTCCACCTCGAGGTCGGCTCCCTGGCCACCGCGTCCGTCAAGGCGACCCAGGTCGTCGTCGAAGTGCCGAAGGGCTGA
- the glp gene encoding gephyrin-like molybdotransferase Glp, whose protein sequence is MSARRTVEEQLARVLDAVRTLDVEQVALQDAAGRTLAADATAAHDIPLFDNSAMDGFAVRAQDVSGASAATPVTLRVIADLPAGVADDPALGAGEAARIMTGSPAPTAADAIVPFEDTAGGLADSLGEVQVLRAPAPGAFVRRRGADLRAGDTVVHAGERLGAFQLAAAVAAGIDRVSVTRAPRVAVVSTGSELLAPGETPTRGRIPDSNGPLLQQLVADADADVILVARVADEADAVAAVTADAVSRGADVIVFTGGVSAGAYEPVRGAFDGRGEVEFASVAMQPGKPQAFGALGSGTLVFGLPGNPVSVAVSFEVFVRPALLALQGRAEIHRPHASFTAGADWTTPPGRRQYLPAVVDLATRTVRPATAGGSGSHLAGGLARAHAFAIVPAEVERVAVGDPIDVMLVG, encoded by the coding sequence ATGAGCGCCCGCCGCACGGTCGAGGAACAGCTCGCGCGGGTGCTCGACGCCGTGCGGACGCTCGACGTCGAGCAGGTCGCGCTGCAGGATGCCGCCGGTCGCACCCTCGCTGCCGATGCCACCGCCGCCCACGACATCCCGCTGTTCGACAACTCCGCGATGGACGGGTTCGCCGTGCGCGCGCAGGACGTGTCCGGCGCATCGGCGGCCACACCGGTGACGCTGCGTGTGATCGCCGACCTGCCGGCCGGCGTGGCGGACGACCCCGCACTCGGCGCCGGCGAGGCCGCGCGGATCATGACCGGGTCTCCGGCGCCGACCGCCGCCGACGCGATCGTGCCCTTCGAGGACACCGCGGGCGGACTCGCCGATTCACTGGGCGAGGTGCAGGTGCTGCGCGCACCGGCACCGGGTGCGTTCGTGCGGCGCCGCGGCGCCGACCTGCGCGCGGGCGACACCGTGGTCCACGCGGGCGAGCGCCTGGGCGCCTTCCAGCTCGCCGCGGCCGTCGCGGCCGGCATCGACCGGGTCTCCGTGACACGCGCTCCGCGCGTCGCCGTCGTCTCGACCGGCAGCGAGCTGCTCGCCCCCGGCGAGACTCCCACGCGCGGGCGGATCCCGGATTCCAACGGCCCTCTGCTGCAGCAGCTCGTGGCGGATGCCGACGCCGACGTCATCCTCGTGGCGCGTGTCGCCGACGAGGCGGATGCCGTCGCCGCCGTTACCGCCGACGCCGTCTCGCGCGGGGCCGACGTCATCGTCTTCACGGGCGGCGTGAGCGCGGGGGCATACGAGCCGGTGCGCGGCGCCTTCGACGGCCGCGGAGAGGTGGAGTTCGCGAGCGTCGCCATGCAGCCGGGCAAACCGCAGGCGTTCGGCGCCCTCGGGTCGGGGACGCTCGTCTTCGGCCTCCCCGGCAACCCGGTGAGCGTGGCCGTGTCGTTCGAGGTCTTCGTGCGGCCGGCGCTGCTGGCACTGCAGGGGCGCGCCGAGATCCACCGTCCGCACGCGTCGTTCACCGCCGGCGCCGACTGGACCACACCGCCGGGACGCCGTCAGTACCTGCCCGCCGTGGTCGACCTCGCGACCCGCACCGTTCGGCCGGCGACCGCGGGCGGATCCGGCTCGCACCTCGCCGGGGGCCTCGCCCGCGCACACGCCTTCGCGATCGTGCCCGCAGAGGTCGAGCGCGTCGCCGTGGGCGACCCGATCGATGTCATGCTGGTCGGATGA
- a CDS encoding molybdenum cofactor biosynthesis protein MoaE produces the protein MNTVQLAAISEQPLDVDAHLRAVEHPALGGVTTFIGRVRDNDPDADTPVVGLEYSAHPDAEAVLRSIAEKAGADAVGSARVDVAVSHRIGRLGVGDAAVIIAVAAEHRAEAFEVCRAVIEDIKRDLPVWKRQLESDGSTLWKGIGG, from the coding sequence ATGAACACAGTCCAGCTGGCAGCGATCTCGGAGCAGCCGCTCGATGTCGACGCGCATCTGCGTGCGGTCGAGCATCCGGCGCTCGGCGGCGTCACGACCTTCATCGGCCGTGTGCGCGACAACGATCCCGATGCCGACACCCCCGTCGTCGGCCTCGAGTACAGCGCGCATCCCGACGCCGAGGCCGTGCTGCGGTCGATCGCCGAGAAGGCGGGAGCGGATGCCGTGGGCTCGGCGCGCGTCGACGTCGCCGTCAGCCATCGGATCGGCCGGCTCGGCGTCGGGGATGCCGCGGTGATCATCGCCGTCGCCGCGGAGCACCGCGCCGAGGCGTTCGAGGTGTGCCGTGCCGTGATCGAAGACATCAAGCGCGACCTGCCGGTGTGGAAGCGCCAGCTGGAGTCCGACGGCTCGACGCTCTGGAAGGGCATCGGCGGCTGA